A single window of Danio rerio strain Tuebingen ecotype United States chromosome 15, GRCz12tu, whole genome shotgun sequence DNA harbors:
- the lgals9l6 gene encoding galectin-9 — translation MSLYTFKVILPNQKCINNLILCVSSTKSIPFSGPLLGGLQEGKTLIIIGHVLPTANEFGVNLQHATECGTDIALHFKPCFNDGPAYIVFNTFEKGSWGLEEKSACPLIKGQTFTLEFHVTKEAYKVSVNGKHLADYKHRIPFTLVDTISVHKTVELDFIAYQKPATVPYTTLISDGLKSGKDIVIHGVPNADSKRMEFNLRHRFGIAFHYQCRFDQNAVVCNTWENGKWGAEEKHGPVPFIRGQFFQVKISCHSDHYDVFVNGKQTHIYKHRFTELEDIDVFEVRGNVEVIFVHVK, via the exons ATGTCTTTATACACATTTAAGGTCATTTTACCAAATCAGAAATGCATTAACAATCTTATTCTATGTGTATCTTCAACAAAGAGCATCCCGTTCTCTGGTCCACTACTGGGAGGCCTGCAGGAAGGGAAGACTCTTATCATAATTGGACATGTTTTACCAACTGCTAATGA ATTTGGTGTGAATCTCCAGCATGCCACTGAGTGCGGGACTGATATCGCTCTGCACTTTAAACCATGTTTTAATGATGGACCTGCATATATTGTGTTCAACACTTTTGAGAAAGGTAGCTGGGGGCTAGAAGAAAAGTCTGCCTGTCCCCTCATCAAAGGCCAAACGTTTACTCTTGAGTTCCATGTTACCAAGGAGGCATACAAG GTAAGTGTGAACGGGAAACATTTAGCGGACTATAAACACCGTATTCCCTTCACTCTGGTGGACACCATCTCAGTGCACAAAACAGTGGAGCTGGATTTCATTGCTTACCAGAAGCCTGCG ACCGTTCCATACACAACCCTGATCAGTGATGGACTGAAGTCTGGCAAAGACATTGTTATTCATGGAGTTCCTAATGCTGACTCAAAAAG GATGGAGTTTAATCTGCGCCACAGATTTGGGATTGCATTTCACTACCAATGCCGTTTTGATCAGAATGCTGTAGTCTGCAACACCTGGGAGAATGGGAAATGGGGGGCAGAAGAAAAACATGGACCTGTGCCTTTTATCCGAGGCCAGTTTTTTCAG GTCAAAATCTCCTGTCACAGTGATCATTATGATGTGTTTGTGAATGGCAagcaaacacacatttacaagCACCGCTTCACTGAACTGGAGGACATCGACGTCTTTGAAGTCCGTGGAAATGTGGAGGTGatttttgtgcatgtgaaatAA
- the lgals9l5 gene encoding lectin, galactoside-binding, soluble, 9 (galectin 9)-like 5 isoform X3, with translation MVELDFIAYQKPVTVPYKTLISDGMKSGKDIVIHGVPNADSKRIEFNLRHRFGSAFHYQCRFDENAVVRNTHENGSWGPEERDGAVPFIPGQFFQVKISCNRDHFDVFVNGEQIHTYKHRFTKLEEIDVFEVYGQLELFYVHV, from the exons ATGGTGGAGCTGGATTTCATTGCTTACCAGAAACCTGTG ACCGTCCCATATAAAACCCTGATCAGTGATGGAATGAAGTCTGGCAAAGACATTGTTATTCATGGAGTTCCTAATGCTGACTCAAAAAG GATAGAGTTTAATCTGCGCCACAGATTTGGGAGTGCATTTCACTACCAATGCCGTTTCGATGAGAACGCTGTTGTGCGAAATACCCATGAGAATGGGAGTTGGGGGCCAGAAGAAAGAGATGGAGCTGTGCCTTTTATCCCAGGCCAGTTCTTTCAG GTCAAAATCTCCTGCAACAGAGATCATTTTGATGTGTTTGTGAATGGCgagcaaatacacacatacaagcaCCGCTTCACTAAACTGGAGGAAATCGACGTCTTTGAAGTTTATGGGCAGCTGGAGCTGTTTTATGTGCATGTGTAA
- the lgals9l5 gene encoding lectin, galactoside-binding, soluble, 9 (galectin 9)-like 5 (The RefSeq protein has 3 substitutions compared to this genomic sequence), with translation MADCQQHPFLSPSIPFIGPLLGGLQEGKTLIIIGRVLPNADKFTVDLQHATGCGTDIALHFKPHFDDGPAHIVFNTFEKGNWGPEEKSTCPFVKGQPFTLEIHVTKEAYKVSVNGQHLADYKHRISFTLVDTILVHQMVELDFIAYQKPVTVPYKTLISDGMKSGKDIVIHGVPNADSKRIEFNLRHRFGSAFHYQCRFDENAVVRNTHENGSWGPEERDGAVPFIPGQFFQVKISCNRDHYDVFVNGEQIHTYKHRFTKLEEIDVFEVYGQLELFYVHV, from the exons ATGGCAGACTGTCAGCAATATCCTTTTCTCAGCCCA AGCATCCCATTCATTGGTCCACTACTAGGAGGCCTGCAGGAAGGGAAGACTCTTATCATAATTGGACGGGTTTTGCCTAATGCTGACAA ATTTACTGTGGACCTCCAGCATGCTACTGGGTGCGGGACTGATATCGCTCTGCACTTTAAACCACATTTTGATGATGGACCTACACATATTGTGTTCAACACCTTTGAGAAAGGTAACTGGGGGCCAGAAGAAAAGTCTACCTGTCCTTTTGTGAAAGGCCAACCGTTCACCCTTGAGATCCATGTTACCAAGGAGGCATACAAG GTAAGTGTGAATGGGCAACACTTAGCAGACTATAAACACCGTATTTCATTCACTCTGGTGGACACCATCTTAGTGCACCAAATGGTGGAGCTGGATTTCATTGCTTACCAGAAACCTGTG ACCGTCCCATATAAAACCCTGATCAGTGATGGAATGAAGTCTGGCAAAGACATTGTTATTCATGGAGTTCCTAATGCTGACTCAAAAAG GATAGAGTTTAATCTGCGCCACAGATTTGGGAGTGCATTTCACTACCAATGCCGTTTCGATGAGAACGCTGTTGTGCGAAATACCCATGAGAATGGGAGTTGGGGGCCAGAAGAAAGAGATGGAGCTGTGCCTTTTATCCCAGGCCAGTTCTTTCAG GTCAAAATCTCCTGCAACAGAGATCATTTTGATGTGTTTGTGAATGGCgagcaaatacacacatacaagcaCCGCTTCACTAAACTGGAGGAAATCGACGTCTTTGAAGTTTATGGGCAGCTGGAGCTGTTTTATGTGCATGTGTAA
- the lgals9l5 gene encoding lectin, galactoside-binding, soluble, 9 (galectin 9)-like 5 isoform X1, protein MADCQQYPFLSPSIPFIGPLLGGLQEGKTLIIIGRVLPNADKFTVDLQHATGCGTDIALHFKPHFDDGPTHIVFNTFEKGNWGPEEKSTCPFVKGQPFTLEIHVTKEAYKVSVNGQHLADYKHRISFTLVDTILVHQMVELDFIAYQKPVTVPYKTLISDGMKSGKDIVIHGVPNADSKRIEFNLRHRFGSAFHYQCRFDENAVVRNTHENGSWGPEERDGAVPFIPGQFFQVKISCNRDHFDVFVNGEQIHTYKHRFTKLEEIDVFEVYGQLELFYVHV, encoded by the exons ATGGCAGACTGTCAGCAATATCCTTTTCTCAGCCCA AGCATCCCATTCATTGGTCCACTACTAGGAGGCCTGCAGGAAGGGAAGACTCTTATCATAATTGGACGGGTTTTGCCTAATGCTGACAA ATTTACTGTGGACCTCCAGCATGCTACTGGGTGCGGGACTGATATCGCTCTGCACTTTAAACCACATTTTGATGATGGACCTACACATATTGTGTTCAACACCTTTGAGAAAGGTAACTGGGGGCCAGAAGAAAAGTCTACCTGTCCTTTTGTGAAAGGCCAACCGTTCACCCTTGAGATCCATGTTACCAAGGAGGCATACAAG GTAAGTGTGAATGGGCAACACTTAGCAGACTATAAACACCGTATTTCATTCACTCTGGTGGACACCATCTTAGTGCACCAAATGGTGGAGCTGGATTTCATTGCTTACCAGAAACCTGTG ACCGTCCCATATAAAACCCTGATCAGTGATGGAATGAAGTCTGGCAAAGACATTGTTATTCATGGAGTTCCTAATGCTGACTCAAAAAG GATAGAGTTTAATCTGCGCCACAGATTTGGGAGTGCATTTCACTACCAATGCCGTTTCGATGAGAACGCTGTTGTGCGAAATACCCATGAGAATGGGAGTTGGGGGCCAGAAGAAAGAGATGGAGCTGTGCCTTTTATCCCAGGCCAGTTCTTTCAG GTCAAAATCTCCTGCAACAGAGATCATTTTGATGTGTTTGTGAATGGCgagcaaatacacacatacaagcaCCGCTTCACTAAACTGGAGGAAATCGACGTCTTTGAAGTTTATGGGCAGCTGGAGCTGTTTTATGTGCATGTGTAA
- the lgals9l5 gene encoding lectin, galactoside-binding, soluble, 9 (galectin 9)-like 5 isoform X2 produces the protein MADCQQYPFLSPSIPFIGPLLGGLQEGKTLIIIGRVLPNADKFTVDLQHATGCGTDIALHFKPHFDDGPTHIVFNTFEKGNWGPEEKSTCPFVKGQPFTLEIHVTKEAYKVSVNGQHLADYKHRISFTLVDTILVHQMVELDFIAYQKPVTVPYKTLISDGMKSGKDIVIHGVPNADSKRSKSPATEIILMCL, from the exons ATGGCAGACTGTCAGCAATATCCTTTTCTCAGCCCA AGCATCCCATTCATTGGTCCACTACTAGGAGGCCTGCAGGAAGGGAAGACTCTTATCATAATTGGACGGGTTTTGCCTAATGCTGACAA ATTTACTGTGGACCTCCAGCATGCTACTGGGTGCGGGACTGATATCGCTCTGCACTTTAAACCACATTTTGATGATGGACCTACACATATTGTGTTCAACACCTTTGAGAAAGGTAACTGGGGGCCAGAAGAAAAGTCTACCTGTCCTTTTGTGAAAGGCCAACCGTTCACCCTTGAGATCCATGTTACCAAGGAGGCATACAAG GTAAGTGTGAATGGGCAACACTTAGCAGACTATAAACACCGTATTTCATTCACTCTGGTGGACACCATCTTAGTGCACCAAATGGTGGAGCTGGATTTCATTGCTTACCAGAAACCTGTG ACCGTCCCATATAAAACCCTGATCAGTGATGGAATGAAGTCTGGCAAAGACATTGTTATTCATGGAGTTCCTAATGCTGACTCAAAAAG GTCAAAATCTCCTGCAACAGAGATCATTTTGATGTGTTTGTGA